The following DNA comes from Fervidobacterium thailandense.
TCACAAGCTCGAAGCTACAACGTTAAACCGGGGGATGTAATAAGGGTCTTGGACGTACCTGAGAACTTTGCGTACGTACTCGGCGAAGTCAATAGACCGGGCATAATCACGCTCAATGAAAACACAACGGTCTTGCAGGCCATAATTCAAGCGGGATACTTTACATCAAAAGCCGTACCCTCGAGCGTCTGGCTGTACAAAGGTGGAGTAAACGGTAAACCAGTGCGAGTCAACCTGCAGGCAGCGGTTAGCGGTGGAAACATCGACTTCAACCCGGTCGTGGAACCTGGAGACATCGTGTTCGTACCAACAGATATGTTTAAAACAGCCCTCGAATGGATACCGATTATAAACAATCTTATCCAGTTCTACAACAACGTTAGTAACTTATTCAAATGAGAAGAGGTTAATTTAGGAGGGAAACGTTCGTGACGACGAGCAATTACGTTAGGGTAAAGGATGATATCACTGTAACAGATATTCTTAAAATATTGAAGAAAAGGATCAAGGTGGTCTTCCTTGTTTTCACCATTACTTTGCTCTTCACCATTCTCTACGTAGAATTTGTGGCCACTCCTTTGTACGAAGCGACCGCTAAACTGAAAATTCCTGCAACTTCCAGTGGATTCGGAACGTTAGGGTCAGTTGCAGCTCTAATACTTGGAACCGAAGGTACAGGTAGTCCAGATGTTACGACACAGCAAGAAATAATGTTGAGCAGAACGGTTTTAGAGGAGGTTGTGAGAAAAACAGGTCTGCTCGAGGTAAAACAAAGGCGGGAAAATAACAAAAATTTAACCATGGATCAGGTGGTTGACTACTTGAAACGTAAGAAAACGATTTCAATTTCAAGTGTAAAAAATTCATCTATAATTGAGATCAAGGTATACGACAGCGATCGAGAGCTGGCCAAAAAGATCCTCGAGGAATTGATTAACAGCTACATAGCCACGTATGTGAGACTCAACAAAGACGAAAAGACCGCGCAACTTGAGGTTCTTGAGCGCCAAATTCCGGAGCTTGAACGTGAAATTGCTGAAATAGGTGAAAAGATAAAGAATTTTAAGTTAACAAAGTCGGTTTCTCCAAGTCAAGAGGGTGAACTGTACGTATCAGCGATAGCGACACTGGCAAAGGAAAAGTATGAAACTGAAAACGAAATCCAGAGCACGAAAGCGGCGGTTGCGAGGATAGAGGCTCAAATAAATGCTTTGCAAGCCGACAAGAAAAAACTCGGATACACACCAACGAGTGGATTGCTTGAAAAATACCGTGCTGAGCTTGCCGAGCTTCAAACAAGGTATAGCTCTTTGATTCAACAATACACGGAAGATCATCCCGACGTAAAATCAACCAGAGCTCAAATAGAACAGGTTGAGCGGGAGATCGAAAAGGAAATACAGAGGATAGTATCTTCAAAAATAGAGTCTCCAAGTCCGTTACTTCAAGAGCTATACAGTCAGCTCATTGAAAACAAGCTCAAGTTACCGATTCTTGAAACGAAACTCTCGGCTTTGAACAAGTCAATTCAAGATGTTGAGTCAAAGCTCAAAAAACTACCGCTTATAGAGCAAGAATACCTGAACTTAGAAAGAGACTACAAAATAAAGCAAACGATTTACGCAGCCCTGGTGCAAAAATACGAAGAACTCAAACTTAACGCTGCCGGATCAGAGGCGAACAAACCACAGATAGTTGATCCTCCGTACGTGCCAGAACGTCCGTCAAAACCAGACAAAAAGTTGTCATTAGCCATAGGAGCTGTTGCAGGGCTATTCATGGCTTTTCTTAGCGCTTTTCTGAGGGAGGGCTTGGATAAGAAACTGAGGACTATCGAAGATTTATTAAGTATTATCTCCGTTCCGTTAATACTCTTGGCGAAGTCTGATAGAGAAAAAGCTTTAAGTACAATGTTTACGCATATTCTCAATAACTTTCCTAAAGATCATAACTTCGCGTTAATTAGTCCCGATAGTGAACGTGCTTTAGAACTTGCCTACAACTTGAGTCAAAAGGTACTTAATGACAGCAAACTATCTTTCAGCGTACTATCAATTGATGACACTGAATTAGTTTGCCTTGATAAAAAAATTGGCAACGAACATAATGATAACGGAATACTTATATTAAAAGCTCCCGTTCTCGAAAAAAGTTACCAGGGGTACATCGTAGCCAAGAAATCCGATGGTGTGATCTTAGTCGTGGAATTACATCATTCCTTAAAGACGAATGTCTTGAACTTCCTCTCGTGGTGCTCCGAGAATGAAATAAAAGTTTACGGAGTGATAATCTTTGAGCAAACCTGATGAAAAACCTCAGTGTAAA
Coding sequences within:
- a CDS encoding GumC family protein produces the protein MTTSNYVRVKDDITVTDILKILKKRIKVVFLVFTITLLFTILYVEFVATPLYEATAKLKIPATSSGFGTLGSVAALILGTEGTGSPDVTTQQEIMLSRTVLEEVVRKTGLLEVKQRRENNKNLTMDQVVDYLKRKKTISISSVKNSSIIEIKVYDSDRELAKKILEELINSYIATYVRLNKDEKTAQLEVLERQIPELEREIAEIGEKIKNFKLTKSVSPSQEGELYVSAIATLAKEKYETENEIQSTKAAVARIEAQINALQADKKKLGYTPTSGLLEKYRAELAELQTRYSSLIQQYTEDHPDVKSTRAQIEQVEREIEKEIQRIVSSKIESPSPLLQELYSQLIENKLKLPILETKLSALNKSIQDVESKLKKLPLIEQEYLNLERDYKIKQTIYAALVQKYEELKLNAAGSEANKPQIVDPPYVPERPSKPDKKLSLAIGAVAGLFMAFLSAFLREGLDKKLRTIEDLLSIISVPLILLAKSDREKALSTMFTHILNNFPKDHNFALISPDSERALELAYNLSQKVLNDSKLSFSVLSIDDTELVCLDKKIGNEHNDNGILILKAPVLEKSYQGYIVAKKSDGVILVVELHHSLKTNVLNFLSWCSENEIKVYGVIIFEQT